tattgaaaattaaaaatgatagaaaacgatatatttattatttattatggtaatttaatgtgttttattaatatgtatgaaaatattaaaaattctatCTTTATGAAACGGAcggaatatttaattttttgatttttagtattttgtgGATTGATACTACTTTTTTTAGCTCGATGTTGTGCAACAAGAAATGATATAAGTCGATAAACTACTCTCTCTCTTCAAATCCAAGTTTGGTAGATGTTAGAAGCTTAACGTAAATACGACTTTTGTTTTCAATGATTTTGCATTTTCATGTTaagttttgaagtttaaaaTGTGTTTCGCGTATTGTTTGggagaaaaaaaggaagaagtaGCATGCATTATGTCATTGATTACACGTGAAgacaataattttttaaaaataaaataatgtgcACTAGTTCGACAGGGGTGTTAGTTTTACTAATTTTCTGACCATTGTTATTAATGGTTCACACATTCAAATTTCGGAACGTGTGGAAACTTTCAACTGGAAATATACAGTTCTCGTGCCCTAAATTCAGCTAACTTCGTGAATATACAAACTTCCAATATTTGACAAACTAGTTTGTTTATACGTAACTCAATTAATCATGTGATTAATAGTGTTTTTGTTGTGTTATGTATGCTGATTATTACAGCATGGAAAGCTTTGTGCTTACTGCTTACCACTAAATCACGGAAAAGCGTATGTATGAATCATCGAATTCTGTTATAAATTTTCATTCGTGTTTTggattaatatattattgtgtttTGTCCCACTGCCATCATAATCTGCTTTACCTAATCAAatatcatattcatatataGAGGGCTGCGCACTGTTACAAAAttatagattaaaattaaaataacgtTTATGTCCGAACAACAGATACTGAGTACCTGATCAAAATATAGAGACCGTTTTGCATTTTGTCGTGACATGATCGCGGTATTTTAAACTCAGTCAATGTAAGTTGCTGCTAGGTCGAGAACTACAGTCAATGTAAGTTGCTGATACACTAAACACTATAACGTATAGGTAGAATCTTCCAAGGATTATGCATCGGCCGATAAATACCAAAAGACTTCAAGTAGTAAATGtttgaaaatccgaaatacTCGAAACATAGCATGACACAAAAAGAAGTAACAGACATTGATCTGATGTAAGAATACAGTGAAGTTTgttacaacaaaataaaatatattaaaaaagacaATCAAAGCCAAAGAGTTTTATGGTGTTGGAGCTTTATGGATTGCACTCCTTTCTCTTTGTGTTGGTGTATCTATAATGCCAAAACTCTTGTAtgacagaagaagaagccatgcCTTGTTTTCTTATTCTACCTGTCACGCCGGTCCTTGGGGAGTAAATCCATCTTTCTTAATCTGAACCTGAACCTCAAGCCTACATTTAACAACAGGGAATAACACATCAGATTCATGACTAATATCAGAAACATCTGCGTCGCAGTTGATATCATATATGGTCTTATAAACAGCTGAAACATTACCGGTGTTTCTTGAGAGGAACTTCAGAACCTCATCAATGATGATAACCTGCAGTTTTCACAGAAAAAAATTATCGTTCAAGGAATCACTTCTCTCAAAAATCTCATCTTATATCTGAATGATCAGTCTACTGTCATGCTATTCCTTGACGAATTTGCATCCATATGTTAAACTAAAATGGTCTATGACAAGAAGAAGCTCAAAAGTGAGAATACTTACTGGAAACGAAAGATACAGAACAGCGGTCCATTCGCCCCAGGACAATGGCGTGACCTATAAAGCAAGGAACATGAGAGAATGAAAAGACGAAAACAGGTAGACCAGTTTTTGTTCAAGGTTTAGGGAAGAAAGGAAACTTACAGAAAACAAGACTGCTAATGGATGAACATATAATATTAGCATGTGCAGAACCATCGTCAGGATAATTGAACCAACGAGCCATAAATTACTCCTTGGGGTTATAACCCTGCAATCACATACCTTCTTTAATAAAAgctaatatataaatgataacGTAGCAGACTAGTCAGGTTGCACAATCTAGTGTCTGTTGATCCATGTATAGTCTATAAAATAGCATTATTTATTTGAAGTCGCTATAGACCCCCTAATACAGTACACTCAAATAAGCTGTcaacaagaaaagaaagaaaggtaTACTTACAGAAGGGATTGATTTTCGCTGAGGTTATTTAGAGCATTAAACATCTCTACTACAACGAGTACTGTCATAGCTACGGTTGATGGATGTCGATCCTCAAATATGCTGCAGGGATAACTTGTCTCTCTAAGTGCGCACGTTTCAAAGTTCATCTGAAATGAGAAATTTTCATCTCAGATTAATATAATGAAAAAAGATTCCATCTGTAATAAGATTGATTGTATGTGAATCCTATGACAAGGTTACACAAATGAATggtgaaaaataaacaaactataTCAGATTCAGTAACGAAATAATCTATAAGATGCAGCTGGAGATAGAATCTAACCAGTTCACTGTACGTAAGTTTAGGACCACCATCAGAGTAAATAAACCACCATATAAAGCCAGCAACAGTTGCCAGGCCGACATAAACTGCAAAAAACAAAACGATAAACTCGTCAAGGAGATAATCCTTTTGATGGATAGATGCTTGAAGGCAGTGACCTTTCACTACTTGGCCAAGAAGATTTCAAGCTCTTAGTGTTGCAtagatgtttaaaataaattacagaaCCATCATTTTTACTATACCTCCGATAACCAAGTAGCGGAAGAATAACCACCCAGTGACCACTGCTTCACCAACCTGGAATCAACaacaatcaaaacaaaaacgaaGATAAAGGTCTGAGTAGTTTGAAGAGAAACTTGCAGAGTACAGGAAATAGTTAATTTACAAGTTCTAAGTCCCCTCTTTATTTAAATGTCATCACTGAAACCTATAAAGTTTGGAAGGGACCATAAATCATGCGACAGCAAGTATTTGCAAAGTACTCCACAAGGTGTTACTGTAAAGTTACAGCTCCTACCTTTCGGGGTTTTGCCTTCATAACATCGGAATCTTGTTTGTTGAAGCCAATGGCAGTGGCAGGCAAACCATCCGTTACCAAATTGACCCACAAAAGTTGAACCTGCAATGTTTTACCATAACACTCATAGATTTAGAAAAGCTTTGTAATAGTAAACTTTGCAGATAAGACTGTCATAATATTGGTGTGATTGGACTAGAAACTCCATTGAGAGGACAAAGCTACTTACAGGTGCCAGGGTATCAGGGATTCCCAATACAGCTGCTACAAATATACAGACCACTTCCCCAATATTTGAAGAGATCATGTATCTAATGAATTGCTTAGTGTTATTATATATAGCCCTTCCTTCCGCAACAGCCTGTCAAGAAAAGAAATGAGTTACATTAATGAAGATATTGCAGTGTGATTTGTACCCTTGTTTCTAATTTTAAAGAAATtgacaaatattatatatgggCCCAAATAAAATTGTAAACCACGCTAAACTACTGTGTGAAGTGTGCGTCAGAATCAACcacaaaaaaataactttatcAAAAGTGCAAGAAAACAAACATACCGCGACTATTGAAGCAAAATTATCATCAGCCAAAACCATATCTGAAGCGCTCtgcaatgcaaaaaaaaaaaaaacagagggaaAAATACGTTAAACACAGAAGAGCATAGAGATAAGTATCCTTGGCAAGCCAGTTTTTTGAGGAATGACGACTTTCATATAATTAGCTCAAGTATTCTGTGATCTCAGAAGAATTTTCTATAGCAGTCACATCCAGAAACTTTTCACCTAaatttttcgtttttaattGCAACttaaagatacaaaaaaaataacgaCTACATAAGGATCTCGTAGCTGGAAGAACACGGGCAAGACAAAATGACTGAGATTTAAAGATGAATAAGGTTTTAGAGTATCAAAAATTATAGAGTTACACAGGATGCTAATAGAAAACAAACACACTGTACCTTTGCTACAGCTGTTCCAGAACCCATGGCAATCCCAATATCAGCTTTCTTCAATGCAGGGGCATCATTTACGCCGTCACCAGTCATTGCCACCTAGGAGAACAAGGTTAATGTGTCCGACGGTTAGACGCAATAACGTTTCCTCTAATAAGTAaaaaagttaacaaaaaaaaaagaattggaaCAAAGGCAGTAATGCTAAATGTGAATGAACCCAAACGCAGATTAAACAGAAGAAATGTGATAAATGACAGCTTAGTGAACAAGGGGAATTACCACTTCATTTTGGTTCTGTAGGGCTTCAACAAGCATCCTTTTGTGGGAAGGTTCAACCCTAGACGCAGAAAATTATGGTTTCTCAGAATCGATTATAACTCGAGCTTTagagaaaaaaacagaaatacgCATGATGATTAAACATACAGCTcctaagggcatctccaaccccacttcattttttcctccaaaatggagtaaaagtgaaaatagaCTAAGGATTGCTCCAACTCAACTCCAAATCTCACTCCATAATAgagtttactccataaatggagtaatctattttttgtttgttcatccaTTATGGAGTGAGAAATGGAGTAAGGTTAGAGCATTTTTACTCCATTTTTGAGGAAAAAATGGAGtattacattggagatgctctaagtccTAAAAACACTATCATTTAAGATACCTGGAAAAAAGTGTCATCCGTTGCAATGCTGTAGTTTGTTGCATCGCTGGAAGCCGTTCAAATTCAGAAGCCGTATAAGACAGACCAGAAAAGTCGACCAGATTGTCGAATGCCcctatttttttacatattgaCTCTGCTGTGGACTGAAGTTTCAAGCTAATCAGAATAAGCACCCAAAAGAATATAGTAATTAACAAAATGTATGTGCTCAGTTTTCTAGTACCTTGTTATCCCCAGTGACAACTATAACACGAATCCCAGCAGTCATACACGCAAGCATAGCATCTCTCACTTCTTTTCTTGGTGGATCAAGCATTCCCACCTTCAAAGGAAGCACAAGATAAGCAAGACTTCAACAGTATAAAAATGATGAATGTTTAGGAAACCCATTTGAATCCATCAATTTTGAAAGAACGGCGTACCAACCCAATAAACGTCAGGTCGTTCTCATTATCATAGGAAATAGTTTGCTGACCATGGGGCACGGTTCTGAAGGCTAACGCTAAGCATCTCAATGTTTCATCTCCAAAACTGTTGCAAAGATGCAGGGTCAGAAAATGGAACAAACATCTTTCATATCTTTAAGAGCAAAATTACCATTGGAAGTGACAATACAAGCATCAAAAGACGACCATAatgaagtaaaaataaaattaaatgaattCTCATTAAACTTGATGCCTAACCTGGCGAACCTAGACTCAAGCTCTGCACGGGAAGCAGCAGTGAGAGGAACAACAGAACCATCACTGTTGCAGAGAAGTTTAGTACACCGAGCAATTATGCTTTCTGGAGCACCCTTTGAAAACATTACATCCATTTGCTTATGGCTACATAGGACGCTCATCATTTTGCGGTCACGTGTAAACTCCAAAACATAAACCTGCAAGGATTTTTGAAAAAGTTGACAATCAATTACTCATACTAAATTACCACGACTTGTTTGAAGTATAATGTTTCGAGGTCAATATCAACTTATATGTGTAAAACTACAGGAGTAATGAACTTTATGTGTAAAAAAGAAGGGAGGTCAGTAAAACTGGGACAAAAAATTTACGCAGTCCACAACTCTTGGCTCTTATTTCCCTCAGTTAAATGAACGCAAAAAAAGAGCCAACATGTTAGATTTACTAGAGCCACAcctttttaaattggttttcccAATAATGGTTGCAGTATGATGCACGTTCATGCTTGCTCAACATGTTTAGAGCAGAAGGCATTGAATCAAAACCAGGGAGGCCAACCTGAAAATTAAACAACAGAAGTAAGTTGGACGGCCCTTCAGATTACAGACTCAGTAAGCTAAACCACTGCGCAGGGTATATTGTAAGATGACCAGGATTAAATGTATACAACGACCAAGTCTAAGATTCAACATGAAATTGGATAGAGAAACAGTCTGTTATATTCCATGATTCTTGTTGTGGAAATGAATACTACGAAAGCAAGAATTTACCCAAAAACACAAACCTTTTCTGCAAGTACTCGAAGAGCAACTTCAGTTGACTCTCCAATTTTTTCATAAGAATCCTTATCTGGATTGTATTGCAAAACAGAGTCATTGCAGAGTGATGAACACATTGCTAAATAGTGAAGGCATGGTGACTGGGCAGGGCAGTCAAGCTGCAAAAGAAGAAAGCACCTTGTCTTAGAAATGTGTGTGATGTTACAAGGCTTGCTTCAGTTTTTCATTTTTGCcatttacaataataaatttattgagATTAGTGAAATGCTAAAGATGATaagcaaagaaagaaaccccatgaaattttaaaaatcaaatgaaaaatgAGGAATAAAAATTACAGGAAActgtataaaaaataaaagaagaaaccaTGATTCAAGTATCCAAATCACTTTATCAATCAATCTTGAGATAGAATTTGCAGTTCAAGCTAGCCTTGTGAGGTTGAAATTAGTTTGGGAGCGTGTAGGTACGGCAACTATCAGTCATCCTCGCAAGTATTATGCACGAAATAGTTGATTACTTACATAATCCAGAGGTGAAGTAATAATTACCTGCTGATCGTTGCTGTCAAAGACAGTACCTTCTGGTGCATAAGTTGTTCCACTAACATTAAACTCACTTATCATAGGACCATGGTCTGCAGATTGGACTACACATATCTGGCATACAAGCAAAATAGTAAGCATATTCAAATATTCTATATGAGACACCACAAGGGGAAAATTTCTATGCAAGAATGTAATTAGTTGCAATTAGTTATTGATAAAATCATAAGATGTACAAGcaaaattgttaattttttataattagtcCTGAAAGCTCTATTTGACTACTTCCAAGACATGCAAAATCGCAGAAATATACGGGCATGTGTGTTTTACAGATGAACTACACTGCCAAGATTTACCCACTTTAGATATTccaaaaaaacaattcaaatagAAAACTGCAAGTGGCAGAGATACCAATAATAAGAATAAACAGGCTCGAGCACTGAGGTTAAAATGCTAACCTTAGACACCGACATCATATTGGTTGTCAATGTTCCAGTCTTGTCACTGCAAATCACTGTAGTGCAACCAAGCGTCTCGACAGATGGCAATGACCGTACAATCGCATTCAAACGAGCCATTTTCTTTGTTCCAAGAGCTAAACACCTAGATACCGAAAGCATCAAATCCAGTTTAAGGCACAATATTGTGACCAAAGTAGCCTCCCAACGTGGGAAATGACTAGTTTTAAAGCATTTTGGACTCAACAAACATTTAAGTGCCTGAAACTTGAAACAAGACTGTCATTTGATGATCATAAGAGCGACCTACTTCTCTGGGAAACTCCCCGTCTCCAGGATATCACTAAGGTTCCAAATCATCTAAGTTTCAACTACCAGCCTTTTTCCTAATATTTCTATTTGCTAGCAAAAAAAATAGTGAACACTTACGTCGTAACAACTGCAGGAAGTCCTTCAGGAATAGCTGCAACAGCAAGGGCAACTGCAATCTGGGAAAATAAAAGCAAAGAAACAATTGTCACCAAAATATACATTATATAGCATACTTTAAGTTGGTAAAAATAATCTGGTTACAAGCGTCAGGGTTTATATAACAATGATGGAAATACATGGACAAGAACTTGGGTATGTCATAAATATGTTACTGATTTGAAGATGCGAAAAGCATCATGATTTTTGACTTAGCCTTTAACTTGATATTTAACAATGATTACTAGAATGGTACATCCACTTTGGGAACTGTCAACGCAAGAAACAAAACCCACTAACTGAAAAACGATTACTTCTTAATCTTGTAACTTCGctatttaaatgttaaaaaatctatttagtGGGTTAACGATTATGAGCTCATTTCTTTGAACCTGTCTGCTACAGGGATGTCAGCAAAAGAAAGGAGAAGCAACATCCATGTTTTGGTATCACAGCAAAAGTGGAACACACAGAACATGTACTCTGTAGTAAGAATTCAAAACTGTAATAAGAGAACAACGAATTTATTTACCTTAAAATAGTGAATTGCGCCTTTGAAAAAGCCACCATGAGAAGGGTCACTGAAGTGACCAATATTGACAACCCACACAAGAACACAAATCCCCGCAATAACCTATACAAACGGAAAGGCTACCATCTCAGAGAACGTCAATTTATGAACATAGATCTACTAGTATTATTAACTAACTATCTCTGTCACATCAGTCATTCGACAAATCATTTCTTTTTTGTGTGAACTCATTCACACTCGCAGACAACTGAGAGAATTTGACATCCAAGGGAAAGATAACCCCATCCAGACTTGTAATTAAAATGCCTCTCTAACacgtaaaaaaaatctaaactttcGAAAAGGAAAAGAGTTTTCACCTTAGCCAAAAAACTGCCAAACTCGTCCAGCTTTTTTTTCAATGGAGTTGCCTCCTGTGACAAAAGCATTTACAAGTAAGAGAGAAAAGCCTGGTAGTTATAACACACTTAAACAGATTGAAAACAATtcattggaattttttttgagcAATCAAAGGTTAAATATAATCTTCTTTTACAAGAGAGTTCTGGTCAGTAAGAAAGCGTATCAAAGTGCACATGAAGCATTTccataaagaaataaaaaatattcacaGCTTACATCATCTGTATGCAACATCGAATCGTGTATGCTACCCATCGCGGTGTTTGAACCAACTCCAATGACAACAGCCCTCCCCCTACCCGCGACCACATCAGTTCCCTGGCAATCATTatacattataataaattaaaaaacataaaaaggagACATAAAGAGGTCACGAAAAAGGTAACTAAAACATGCTGTAGAGCCTAAATTCTAATAGTAGAGAAAAATGAGAATTTACAGCTAGTTAAGGTGTACGCAAGAAAATTGCACTAGATCTCTATATCATTAAATCAAAAGCCAGAAGCTAGTGCAGGTATGAGTTATAAATCCtaccgaaaataaaatatttttcttgtctTGGTAGACAGCATTTGTTGTTGAAGTGCATTCAACATCTTTCTCCACAGAACAGCTTTCACCTGCAATTTTGGGGAAACGTTTGGTAGTGAGAGTATGAAAATAGTGCACTGTAAGTGATCACTTGGACTATAATCTACATGGAAAAAGAGGATCACATAGAAAATGCTTATTCAGTAATTGTGGAGAAAAGGGTTGACAATAAGTTGTACTAATCACCTACTGGCATATATAGTTCTTGCTACTACGCAATTAGTTCTTGCTACTACGCAATTAAGAAGTTATGAACACGATGATATACCAGTCAGAATTGCTTGATCGACTCGAAACTCATTGCTCGACATCTCAATTACTCTAAGGTCAGCTGGAAGCTTACAGCCCACTGTTTAGCACGCAAGCGTCAAGAAAAGTAGCCTTTAAGAGTTTAGCGAGATTCTGAGTAATTGCAAAAAAGTGCATCTACATGAGATACAACACACATACCAGTCACTTCAACAATGTCACCTGGCACCAGCTCTGATGCTGGTAGTATAGAGAAGCACCCTGCCATTGTATACATGTTAATGTGGAATACCATCAAAGACAAAAACTTGCAGATATTCAAAACCTGGAACAACGTCCCAAGcgaaaaacaaaaaaggaagTGCGCAGAAACATTTCTAAATAACTAAATCTTAATGtcattaattatcattttaGATAACCTAGGGAACTGTGAGCATAACACAATAAACTTTTGGCTTGGCAGAAGAAGAGTTTGCTACACAAACTACAAAGTGTCTCTAGAGGATATATCAACAGCATAACACGACCGTCTAGTAAGCAATTTCAATCATAGTAGCTTGttctaagaaaagaaaaactgaaaGAACAAGCAGTCAGCGTAAATTTCGCAGTAATACTAATTACTCAAGATATATCTGTGTACCATTTCGCAACACTGTAGCTATATTTGCTTGGTAGGCACGTAGCTCCTACAACAGGACAAAGAGAGAACAAACGAAATAAATAAGAGAATGTTACAACTtacaatcaaaataaaatttaagctTAACCTAATTTCAAAGGACATTCGACTTGTATGTGCAAATAAGTCATCGGTTAAGCGGTAGCACACAAAATACCTCAAGAGCCTTCTCAGCATTAGTCTCCGTAATCACCCCCACTGCCGCATTTGCAGCCAGTATCAGTAGAATTACCTGTGGTTGAATAGTAAATTCAAATAAATTGTAACTCAAAGAAAGCTCCACACACAAAGTCTAGTTTATGGAAGTCCTGGTAAAGATgtaatcttatattatattaaatggaATCGTATAACAAGACTGAGTCCTATTAATGCTAAAAACCACGGCCAGTGAAGACTTTAAGTCTacttttggatattttttagaCCATTACAAAAGAGTAGCCAGtctaaagaaaaacataaataattactTTTTACAAAGACCACAGAACGAAAATGACAAAAAGGTTTCAAGTTAAAATCCACCACAAAGAACCCCTAGCCAATCCAGTAGACTAAATAAGAGATGTTAACTAATCAACCATTCTGTGAAAGCCAGGGTGAGCGTTGAAAAAAGATGTTGCCACTTACAAAAGGTTCTAGAAATGCTGTTAAGCCAGTCTCTCCATTGGC
The window above is part of the Brassica napus cultivar Da-Ae chromosome C8, Da-Ae, whole genome shotgun sequence genome. Proteins encoded here:
- the LOC106416370 gene encoding calcium-transporting ATPase 3, endoplasmic reticulum-type-like, coding for MEDAYARSVSEVLDFFGVDPAKGLSDSQVDHHSRMFGRNVLPEEKRTPFWKLVLKQFDDLLVKILIVAAIVSFVLALANGETGLTAFLEPFVILLILAANAAVGVITETNAEKALEELRAYQANIATVLRNGCFSILPASELVPGDIVEVTVGCKLPADLRVIEMSSNEFRVDQAILTGESCSVEKDVECTSTTNAVYQDKKNILFSGTDVVAGRGRAVVIGVGSNTAMGSIHDSMLHTDDEATPLKKKLDEFGSFLAKVIAGICVLVWVVNIGHFSDPSHGGFFKGAIHYFKIAVALAVAAIPEGLPAVVTTCLALGTKKMARLNAIVRSLPSVETLGCTTVICSDKTGTLTTNMMSVSKICVVQSADHGPMISEFNVSGTTYAPEGTVFDSNDQQLDCPAQSPCLHYLAMCSSLCNDSVLQYNPDKDSYEKIGESTEVALRVLAEKVGLPGFDSMPSALNMLSKHERASYCNHYWENQFKKVYVLEFTRDRKMMSVLCSHKQMDVMFSKGAPESIIARCTKLLCNSDGSVVPLTAASRAELESRFASFGDETLRCLALAFRTVPHGQQTISYDNENDLTFIGLVGMLDPPRKEVRDAMLACMTAGIRVIVVTGDNKSTAESICKKIGAFDNLVDFSGLSYTASEFERLPAMQQTTALQRMTLFSRVEPSHKRMLVEALQNQNEVVAMTGDGVNDAPALKKADIGIAMGSGTAVAKSASDMVLADDNFASIVAAVAEGRAIYNNTKQFIRYMISSNIGEVVCIFVAAVLGIPDTLAPVQLLWVNLVTDGLPATAIGFNKQDSDVMKAKPRKVGEAVVTGWLFFRYLVIGVYVGLATVAGFIWWFIYSDGGPKLTYSELMNFETCALRETSYPCSIFEDRHPSTVAMTVLVVVEMFNALNNLSENQSLLVITPRSNLWLVGSIILTMVLHMLILYVHPLAVLFSVTPLSWGEWTAVLYLSFPVIIIDEVLKFLSRNTGLRFRFRLRKMDLLPKDRRDR